In Colletotrichum lupini chromosome 6, complete sequence, a single window of DNA contains:
- a CDS encoding tubulin/FtsZ family protein — protein sequence MKGEILHLHLGQAGTQLGNSAWELYLLEHGLGSDGRPDPSAKDVVDGGSYETFFTETSGGKYVPRSLFVDLDPSPIDEIRTGGYRQLFHPELLISGKEDAANNYARGHYTIGKEMVDNVIDRVRRVADNCHSLQGFLIFHSFGGGTGSGFGALLLERLSTEYGKKSKLEFAVYPAPRVSTAVVEPYNAVLSTHSTIENSDCTFLVDNEAVYDICRRNLDIPRPGYEHLNRLIAQVVSSITSSLRFDGALNVDLNEFQTNLVPYPRIHYPLISYAPVISANKSSHESFKVQELTFQCFEPNNQMVVCDPRNGKYMAVALLYRGDVVPRDCNAAIAALKAKSSFNLVEWCPTGFKLGINYQKPMAVPAAAGDGGLASVDRSVSMLSNTTAIAEAWSRLDHKFDLMYSKRAFVHWYVGEGMEEGEFSEAREDLAALEKDYEEVAADSYEGEEDDAEY from the exons ATGAAGGGCGAG ATTCTTCACCTTCATCTCGGTCAGGCCGGTACCCAGCTGGGTAACTCTGCCTGGGAGCT CTACCTCCTCGAGCACGGCCTCGGCTCCGATGGTCGTCCTGACCCCAGCGCCAAGGACGTCGTCGACGGCGGTTCCTACGAGACCTTCTTCACCGAGACGAGCGGAGGAAAATACGTTCCTCGCTCCCTCTTCGTCGATCTCGACCCCTCTCCCATCGACGAGATCCGAACTGGCGGCTACCGTCAGCTCTTCCACCCTGAGCTGTTGATCAGCGGCAAGGAGGATGCTGCCAACAACTACGCTCGTGGTCACTACACCATCGGCAAGGAGATGGTCGACAATGTCATTGACCGTGTTCGCCGCGTCGCTG ACAACTGCCACTCCCTCCAGGGTTTCCTGATCTTCCACTCCTTCGGCGGTGGTACCGGTTCTGGATTCGGTGCCCTCCTCCTCGAGCGCCTCTCCACAGAGTACGGCAAGAAGTCGAAGCTTGAGTTCGCCGTCTACCCCGCCCCTCGCGTCTCGACTGCCGTCGTTGAGCCCTACAACGCCGTCCTGTCTACCCACAGCACCATTGAGAACTCGGACTGCACTTTCCTCGTCGACAACGAGGCTGTCTACGACATCTGCCGCCGCAACCTCGACATTCCCCGTCCCGGTTACGAGCACCTCAACCGCCTGATCGCCCAGGTTGTCTCCTCCATCACCTCCTCCCTCCGTTTCGATGGTGCCCTCAACGTCGATCTCAACGAGTTCCAGACCAACTTGGTCCCCTACCCTCGTATTCACTACCCCTTGATCAGCTACGCTCCCGTCATCTCTGCCAACAAGAGCTCTCACGAGAGTTTCAAGGTCCAGGAGCTCACCTTCCAGT GCTTCGAGCCCAACAACCAGATGGTCGTCTGCGACCCCCGCAACGGAAAGTACATGGCTGTTGCCCTTCTGTACCGTGGCGACGTCGTCCCCCGCGACTGCAACGCCGCCATTGCTGCCCTCAAGGCCAAGTCCTCCTTCAACCTGGTCGAGTGGTGCCCTACCGGGTTCAAGCTCGGAATCAACTACCAGAAGCCCATGGCCGTTCCCGCCGCCGCTGGCGATGGTGGTCTCGCCTCCGTCGACCGCTCCGTCTCCATGTTGTCCAACACCACCGCCATCGCCGAGGCCTGGTCGAGACTGGACCACAAGTTCGATCTCATGTACAGCAAGCGTGCCTTCGTCCACTGGTACGTCGGTGAGGGTATGGAGGAGGGTGAGTTCAGCGAGGCCCGTGAGGATCTTGCTGCACTTGAGAAGGATTACGAGGAGGTTGCTGCCGACTCGTACGAGGGTGAGGAGGACGATGCCGAGTACTAA
- a CDS encoding pisatin demethylase, which yields MAIPNLTSLDLSPLQYTALFLALLTLYYTLTSLLAWHRLRHIPAYSPLSTFSYLPLFLIARSARQEEIYRALNTSRLVRVGPNELLTDDPALPHRPLRRINAVRSDYGKDSWYFSSRFNPYQETMFTTLDRGEHDRMKAKTAAAYAGREVDLLEPSVDVQVVSLVRLLRERYAYDGGVSGGGDGGRGGRGKLVDMGVLPAYLTMDVITAAAFGKPFGHLEADADVFGFIKQMRDNWPLIAITLDTPWIRTIRFSKLFLRWLGPRTTDEIGLGQMMGIAEKYVGERFKSTSKPQKDMLGSWIKNGMTQQECEAEGLFALVAGSDTTASVIRVTMLHLMCNPRIYHKFKAVIRDAVASGVSTPITFDQASKIPFLRALIYEGIRIRAPATGLYPKTVPPQGDTVDGKFIPGGTAIGMNAPGLLKSPLLFGPDADLFRPERFLEVDDDAARLGMERDVEMAFGYGRYMCAGKPVAFMELYKAFFELMRNFDFELADPVRPWDSYSYNIFVEENMWTKVTISEIK from the exons ATGGCCATCCCAAACCTCACGTCCCTCGACCTCTCCCCCCTCCAATATACCGCCCTCTTCCTCGCCCTCCTAACCCTCTACTACACCCTCACCTCCCTCCTCGCATGGCACCGCCTCCGCCACATCCCAGCCTACTCCCCCTTGTCCACCTTCTCCTACCTCCCGCTCTTCCTCATCGCCCGCTCCGCCCGCCAAGAAGAAATCTACCGCGCCCTCAACACCTCCCGCCTCGTCCGCGTCGGCCCCAACGAGCTCCTCACAGACGACCCCGCTCTTCCTCATCGCCCGCTCCGCCGCATCAACGCCGTCCGCAGCGACTACGGCAAAGACTCGTGGTACTTCTCCAGCCGGTTCAACCCCTACCAGGAGACCATGTTCACCACGCTCGACAGAGGGGAACATGATCGGATGAAGGCcaagacggcggcggcgtatGCGGGGCGGGAGGTGGATTTGCTGGAGCCGAGCGTTGATGTGCAGGTTGTGAGTTTGGTCAGGCTTTTGAGGGAGAGGTATGCGTATGATGGGGGCGTCAGCGGCGGTGGTGATGGGGGACGAGGAGGGAGAGGAAAGTTGGTGGACATGGGGGTCTTGCCGGCGTATCTTACCATGGATGTgatcaccgccgccgccttcgGGAAGCCGTTTGGGCACCTGGAGGCTGATGCGGATGTGTTTGGGTTTATCAAGCAGATGAGGGATAATTGGCCGTTGATCGCGATCACGTTGGATACCCCGTGGATCCGGACGATTCGGTTTTCAAAGTTGTTTCTGAGGTGGCTTGGGCCAAGGACGACTGATGAGATTGGGCTTGGGCAGATGATGGG GATTGCTGAGAAGTACGTCGGAGAGAGGTTCAAATCCACCTCGAAGCCTCAGAAGGACATGTTG GGATCGTGGATCAAGAACGGCATGACGCAGCAAGAATGCGAAGCCGAAGGCCTCTTCGCCCTCGTCGCCGGCTCGGACACTACCGCCTCCGTGATCCGTGTCACAATGCTGCATCTGATGTGCAACCCCAGGATTTACCACAAATTCAAGGCCGTCATTCGGGACGCCGTCGCCTCTGGTGTCTCGACTCCGATCACCTTTGACCAAGCCAGCAAGATCCCGTTCCTACGC GCCCTAATCTACGAAGGCATCCGAATCCGCGCCCCAGCAACAGGCCTCTACCCCAAAACCGTCCCGCCCCAAGGCGACACCGTCGACGGCAAGTTCATCCCGGGCGGCACCGCCATCGGCATGAACGCTCCCGGCCTCCTCAAATCCCCCTTGCTCTTCGGCCCCGACGCGGACCTCTTCCGGCCGGAGCGGTTTCTCGAGGTCGACGACGACGCGGCCAGGCTGGGCATGGAGCGCGACGTGGAGATGGCGTTTGGGTACGGGCGGTACATGTGTGCGGGTAAACCGGTGGCGTTTATGGAGCTGTATAAGGCTTTCTTCGAG CTTATGCGCAACTTTGATTTTGAGCTTGCGGATCCGGTGAGGCCGTGGGATTCGTATAGTTACAACATCTTTGTGGAGGAGAACATGTGGACCAAGGTGACCATTTCGGAAATCAAGTAG
- a CDS encoding mRNA cleavage and polyadenylation specificity factor complex subunit, translating to MAAPSPQVSVSDQIRQLNDARKLVLGDVKYYPTVVKSILPIVGPTAGVELRRWGADFLAEAFATPALPGSEKETMQLFVLDTLQTMVETPNEDAHVLRSAIQTAASIYPFALRWIINNSYDTFTWERMVAIKQRILRIWDDAESTVRICCIKFAQRVVLAQSAANPNEPRRGDSLDISLDKIPPNHQTLDARTLDAEGAGLLDRILSILQENSSDVLLVDATLNCLSILIRSRPGTANRILNAVLNFNPLKLANSPMTPRTRVMVKSMEKTTRMLLIHLAKRYILSPMCTILLHVERMMRMRHEIFDESGRKRALEAQQQQEGIEAKRQRMAPQIATTPQIQITPLPPGPHSLGDVFTLTGSEGLKAFDVGTLPTALAAKISITTLLRADAQLLAKAVEGIRGRLNVLAAQPPPQIDPETAPLGVEEDDDEYEPDFYAAEDNEQILNKLDSDPVTKPDDGDLGLRTFRLPPPPALTPELALSAGQGSVMSLFQFVKTLEDPAKKSKSGINRLAASTNDRESWIAIITRLASRSSAGLEGGVKDEATGRLALGDSIRESLYTYVLEDFRRRIDVAITWLHEEWYNDQLQKKQDRGHPLHYEKWALKLIDGFSQYLNAQDKVITRFLGEIPELSPAILSRVKLICRDPLVVPLALTSLLYLVMMRPPAKDLALDTVQDIWTEYEDARPLAAKYLVKFRPTWLESAKAAAEAGTAPATNNTTAITT from the exons ATGGCGGCTCCCTCCCCGCAGGTGTCTGTGAGCGACCAGATTCGCCAACTAAACGACGCCAGGAAGCTCGTTCTCGGTGACGTTAAGTACTACCCGACGGTCGTCAAAAGCATCCTACCAATCGTCGGCCCCACAGCGGGCGTCGAACTGCGCAGATGGGGCGCCGATTTCCTCGCTGAAGCCTTCGCGACGCCAGCCCTCCCCGGAAGCGAGAAGGAGACGATGCAGCTGTTTGTGCTGGACACTCTACAGACGATGGTCGAGACCCCCAACGAGGACGCCCACGTCCTGCGAAGCGCTATTCAGACGGCAGCCAGCATCTATCCCTTTGCGCTGCGATGGAT CATCAATAACTCGTACGACACATTTACATGGGAACGGATGGTCGCGATAAAGCAGAGGATCCTTCGAATTTGGGACGATGCCGAATCCACGGTGCGGATATGCTGTATCAAGTTTGCCCAGCGAGTTGTTCTAGCACAGTCGGCGGCGAACCCCAACGAACCGAGA CGTGGCGATTCCCTTGACATATCACTCGACAAGATCCCGCCAAACCACCAGACGTTGGATGCTAGGACGCTCGACGCCGAAGGGGCTGGTTTACTGGACAGGATACTGAGCATACTGCAGGAGAACAGCAG TGATGTGTTGCTCGTGGATGCCACTTTGAACTGCCTGTCCATTTTGATCCGCAGTCGCCCGGGCACTGCCAATAGGATCCTCAATGCCGTTCTCAACTTCAACCCGTTGAAGCTTGCAAACTCGCCAATGACCCCTAGAACTCGTGTAATGGTTAAGTCCATGGAGAAGACTACTCGAATGCTCTTGATACATCTAGCCAAACGGTATATCCTTAGTCCCATGTGCACCATTCTGCTG CACGTGGAGAGAATGATGCGCATGAGACACGAGATCTTTGATGAATCTGGCCGGAAACGTGCCCTCGAGGCACAGCAGCAACAAGAGGGTATAGAAGCCAAGCGCCAGCGGATGGCACCTCAAATTGCGACAACGCCGCAGATACAAATCACGCCACTACCGCCAGGCCCTCACAGTCTAGGCGACGTCTTTACTCTTACTGGAAGCGAGGGACTGAAAGCGTTTGACGTGGGCACTTTGCCTACAGCTTTGGCTGCCAAGATCAGCATCACCACGCTCCTTCGGGCAGACGCCCAACTGCTCGCGAAAGCTGTCGAG GGTATCCGAGGACGACTCAATGTGCTCGCTGCCCAACCCCCACCACAAATCGATCCCGAAACCGCTCCTCTTGGCGTAGAAGAGGACGACGATGAATACGAGCCAGATTTCTACGCCGCCGAGGACAACGAACAGATCCTCAACAAGCTTGACAGCGACCCTGTAACCAAACCAGATGACGGTGATCTCGGTCTGAGGACGTTTAGACTACCACCTCCACCAGCACTTACGCCTGAGTTGGCACTCAGTGCGGGCCAAGGCTCTGTGATGTCGCTTTTCCAGTTCGTCAAGACGTTAGAGGACCCTGCGAAAAAGTCAAAGTCTGGCATCAACCGATTGGCTGCCAGCACCAACGACCGAGAATCTTGGATTGCCATTATTACGCGCTTGGCCAGCCGTTCGTCGGCCGGCTTGGAGGGCGGTGTAAAGGACGAGGCCACTGGCCGTCTAGCTCTCGGTGACAGTATCCGGGAGTCCCTGTATACCTACGTCCTCGAGGACTTCCGCCGCCGTATCGATGTTGCCATCACATGGCTACATGAAGAATGGTACAACGATCAGCTGCAGAAGAAGCAGGATAGAGGCCATCCCCTGCACTACGAGAAATGGGCTCTGAAGTTGATCGACGGCTTCTCTCAGTACCTCAATGCGCAAGACAAGGTCATTACTCGGTTCTTGGGCGAGATTCCCGAGCTCAGCCCTGCCATCTTATCACGCGTCAAGTTGATATGTCGGGATCCGTTGGTTGTGCCCCTGGCGTTGACAAGTCTGTTGTACCTGGTCATGATGCGGCCGCCGGCCAAAGACTTGGCTCTGGATACAGTGCAAGATATATGGACAGAGT ATGAGGACGCACGGCCTCTGGCGGCAAAATACTTGGTAAAGTTCCGGCCGACCTGGTTAGAATCGGCGAAGGCAGCTGCAGAGGCTGGAACAGCACCAGCGACGAACAACACGACGGCTATCACAACATAG
- a CDS encoding RNA recognition domain-containing protein gives MGKSSKLTASGKAIDPTLDALFASSAGPVKAPEKSRYSEAPPPKAKAAPGASDDDEELPDADDEELSELGSDEEIDLEHIADSEEEEVSEPAAKPKKERKRKRVEDDIEGKYLSKLAEAEEKEIHAEKRSKKESKDTEEDEEAASETSSEGESAGEGEEDEEEEEEEEEQEDSDDDAVPVHESVAAESKAKTKDTELEKASRTVFLSNVASEAIDNKTAKRALEAHLTSVLDKDAKPPQKIESIRFRSIAFSGGGLPKRAAYITKSLMNETTKSANAYVVFSTPAAARKVCAELNGTIVLDRHLRVDSVAHPAPTDHRRCVFVGNLGFIDDETILATNEEGETVQKKRTKVPADIEEGLWRTFGKHAGKVENVRVVRDPKTRVGKGFAYVQFYDGNHVESALLLDGKKYPPMLPRIMRVTRAKAPHKTALAMERTNKARAAQADASRGAPGSTKYKAKITPEQQSLAGRSSRLLGRQGARREQRRGREFEDRKPRAPGNGSGAIPKDEMKKPEDFIFEGRRASAKDGRPKDLKFNKRSKPLNKGGVKKSKPTGRGAKRAADCMKYQKATLDSHIKYCFATNSTYVRHTLQLQHRITTCKVIWKNTSIYK, from the exons ATGGGGAAAAG TTCTAAACTTACGGCCTCAGGCAAGGCCATTGACCCCACTCTCGATGCCCTCTTCGCATCCAGT GCAGGACCTGTGAAGGCCCCAGAAAAGTCAAGGTACTCCGAAGCGCCTCCACCGAAGGCGAAGGCCGCCCCAGGGGCTTccgacgacgatgaggaaCTACCTGATGCCGACGACGAGGAGCTGTCTGAGCTTGGTAGCGATGAAGAGATTGACCTCGAGCATATCGCCGAttcagaggaggaggaagtgtCAGAACCAGCTGCAAAGCCCAAGAAGGAGCGCAAGCGCAAGAGAGTAGAGGACGACATCGAGGGCAAATACCTGAGCAAGCTCGCCGAGgcagaggagaaggagatccATGCTGAGAAGCGCAGCAAGAAGGAGTCCAAGGATACGgaagaggacgaagaggCTGCCTCAGAAACATCTTCCGAGGGCGAGAGTGCGGGTgagggcgaggaggatgaggaggaggaagaggaagaagaagagcaggAGGACTCTGACGATGACGCCGTCCCCGTCCACGAATCCGTCGCAGCCGAGAGCAAGGCCAAGACAAAGGACACGGAGCTCGAAAAGGCAAGCCGCACAGTCTTCCTTTCCAACGTCGCCTCCGAAGCCATCGACAACAAGACGGCCAAGCGCGCCCTCGAAGCCCACCTCACCAGCGTCCTCGACAAGGACGCCAAGCCCCCGCAAAAGATCGAGTCCATCCGCTTCCGCTCCATCGCCTTCTCCGGCGGCGGCCTCCCCAAGCGCGCAGCCTACATCACAAAGTCCCTCATGAACGAGACGACCAAGTCCGCAAACGCCTACGTCGTCTTCTCCACGCCCGCCGCCGCGCGCAAGGTCTGCGCCGAGCTCAACGGCACCATCGTCCTCGACCGCCACCTGCGCGTCGACAGCGTCGCTCACCCCGCTCCGACGGACCACCGCCGCTGCGTCTTCGTCGGCAACCTCGGCTTCATCGACGACGAGACCATCCTCGCCACCAACGAGGAGGGCGAGACGGTGCAGAAGAAGCGCACCAAAGTGCCGGCCGACATTGAGGAGGGTCTCTGGAGGACGTTTGGCAAGCACGCCGGCAAGGTCGAGAATGTGCGCGTCGTTCGCGATCCCAAGACGAGAGTGGGCAAGGGTTTCGCCTACGTCCAGTTCTAC GACGGTAACCACGTAGAATCAGCCCTCCTCCTAGACGGCAAGAAGTACCCCCCGATGCTCCCCCGCATCATGCGCGTAACCCGCGCAAAGGCCCCCCACAAGACCGCCCTCGCCATGGAGCGCACCAACAAGGCCAGAGCCGCCCAAGCAGACGCCTCACGCGGAGCCCCCGGCAGCACAAAGTACAAGGCCAAGATCACCCCCGAGCAGCAGTCCCTCGCCGGCCGCTCCAGCCGTCTCCTGGGCCGTCAAGGAGCCCGCCGCGAGCAGCGCAGAGGCCGAGAATTCGAAGATAGGAAGCCGCGCGCCCCTGGAAACGGCTCCGGCGCCATCCCCAAGGATGAGATGAAGAAGCCCGAGGACTTTATTTTCGAGGGCCGCCGCGCCAGTGCCAAGGACGGCAGGCCAAAGGACCTCAAGTTCAACAAGCGGAGTAAGCCCCTGAACAAGGGCGGCGTCAAGAAGAGCAAGCCTACGGGCCGTGGTGCCAAGAGAGCCGCGGA TTGCATGAAATACCAAAA AGCAACCCTCGATTCCCACATCAAGTATTGTTTTGCTACCAATAGCACATATGTACGTCACACTCTGCAATTACAGCACCGAATCACAACATGCAAAGTAATTTGGAAGAATACGTCGATTTACAAGTGA
- a CDS encoding 3-beta hydroxysteroid dehydrogenase/isomerase — protein MVLESWTARVAFGFLAALLAYFWKINRAMSTIHPEALRVSPDRWTPEKLKRTFERLVGGQLAIQLIARGHPPEAIRIIDFRKPGRDDMSEGPISRVDFAQADISSESATSAAFGRSWPQSVAHLPLTVFHTAAVIRPSERSQLVYERCSLVNTRGTAHVLAAAKTSGADVLVFTSSCSVALKPTKFFNAPWSRWPTNFFQVLDEVDFKKPMRPHEEFFANYARSKAEAERLVCSANKVPQDPTQAGGFRTGAIRPGNAIYGHKDDYLVGATVRMASFPTFTAPFMQNWVHGANVALAHLQYEAALLGPHAHKVAARPFLVTDGGPPPVFKDFYTLVQSVSVTPFHVQYPPPLILLLLAHCIEAYCLLLWKVPALQNIFSEPGLPLYMLQPASVAGAINAIINDADARRRPEEGGLGYQAKCTTMEGLCMQLGAWNKWVKSGGEKVRSEKGIVKDVLEVGVEPVARRA, from the exons ATGGTGCTGGAATCTTGGACGGCGAGGGTCGCCTTCGGCTTCCTGGCGGCTTTGCTGGCATATTTTTGGAAGATCAACCGTGCCATGTCAACGATCCATCCTGAGGCTCTGCGGGTGTCGCCGGATCGATGGACGCCAGAGAAACTCAAGCGTACCTTTGAGC GCCTGGTAGGAGGGCAGCTGGCTATTCAGCTCATTGCGCGCGGCCATCCGCCAGAGGCTATTCGAATCATTGACTTCCGTAAGCCTGGCCGCGACGACATGAGTGAGGGTCCGATATCTAGAGTTGATTTCGCTCAAGCCGACATTTCTTCTGAATCAGCAACCTCTGCCGCATTTGGTAGATCGTGGCCACAGTCGGTAGCACATCTTCCATTGACCGTATTCCATACCGCCGCAGTCATTCGTCCCTCAGAGCGTAGCCAGCTGGTCTACGAACGTTGCTCCCTCGTCAACACTAGGGGAACCGCCCATGTTCTTGCCGCAGCTAAGACTTCGGGAGCAGATGTTCTCGTCTTTACCTCGTCTTGTAGTGTGGCCTTGAAACCTACTAAATTCTTCAACGCTCCGTGGAGTCGGTGGCCGACGAACTTCTTCCAGGTCCTTGATGAAGTAGACTTCAAGAAGCCGATGCGTCCTCACGAAGAGTTCTTCGCCAACTATGCCAGAAGCAAGGCCGAAGCCGAGCGACTCGTCTGCAGCGCGAACAAGGTGCCACAAGATCCCACGCAGGCAGGGGGCTTTCGCACCGGCGCCATCCGGCCAGGAAATGCCATTTACGGCCACAAGGACGATTATCTGGTTGGAGCGACAGTACGCATGGCCAGTTTCCCTACCTTCACAGCGCCCTTTATGCAGAACTGGGTCCATGGGGCCAACGTGGCTCTGGCACATCTGCAGTACGAAGCAGCCCTGCTCGGCCCTCACGCGCACAAAGTGGCTGCCCGCCCATTCCTTGTCACAGATGGAGGACCGCCTCCGGTTTTCAAGGACTTTTACACACTCGTGCAGTCGGTCAGCGTGACACCCTTTCACGTGCAATACCCGCCGCCACTGATTTTGCTGCTCTTGGCTCATTGTATAGAGGCCTATTGCTTGTTGCTTTGGAAGGTGCCAGCGTTGCAGAATATCTTCTCGGAACCCGGATTGCCGTTGTACATGCTGCAGCCCGCTTCCGTGGCAGGTGCCATCAATGCTATTATCAACGATGCCGACGCTCGACGACGACCAGAGGAGGGCGGATTGGGATACCAGGCCAAGTGCACGACCATGGAGGGACTGTGTATGCAGCTCGGCGCATGGAACAAGTGGGTGAAGAGCGGAGGCGAGAAAGTCAGAAGCGAGAAGGGCATCGTCAAGGATGTTCTTGAAGTTGGAGTCGAGCCTGTTGCGAGGCGAGCATGA